In Quercus robur chromosome 10, dhQueRobu3.1, whole genome shotgun sequence, a genomic segment contains:
- the LOC126701581 gene encoding protein FAR1-RELATED SEQUENCE 5 isoform X1 has product MEFSVDGNLNGEVDGNSAEVEDHRVNDENETGGSSVEGAFQQDQDDKMNQDFSGMDIVPNAIPSVSMIPSDEPYVGQEFESEASAHAFYNAYATRVGFIIRVSKLSRSRRDGSAIGRALVCNKEGYRMPDKREKIVRQRAETRVGCRAMILVRKVNSGKWVVTKFVKEHTHPLTPGKGRRDCIYDQYPNEHDKIRELSQQLAIEKKRAATYKRHLEMIFEHIDEHNESLSKKIQYIVDNVKEMETKEQQNQR; this is encoded by the exons a TGGAGTTTAGTGTTGATGGCAATCTTAATGGCGAGGTGGATGGAAATTCTGCTGAGGTGGAGGATCATAGGGTCAATGATGAAAATGAAACTGGTGGAAGTTCTGTTGAAGGGGCATTTCAACAGGATCAGGATGATAAAATGAATCAAGATTTTTCTGGAATGGATATAGTTCCTAATGCAATTCCTTCAGTATCAATGATTCCATCAGATGAGCCCTATGTGGGTCAGGAGTTCGAATCTGAAGCATCTGCACATGCATTTTATAATGCATATGCCACGCGTGTGGGTTTCATCATCCGTGTAAGCAAACTTTCACGATCAAGGCGTGATGGATCTGCTATTGGCCGGGCACTAGTTTGTAACAAGGAGGGCTATAGAATGCCTGATAAGCGTGAAAAAATTGTGAGGCAAAGGGCGGAGACAAGAGTTGGTTGTAGGGCAATGATTTTGGTGAGGAAAGTAAATTCTGGTAAATGGGTTGTTACAAAATTTGTAAAGGAGCATACTCATCCATTGACACCTGGAAAAGGTCGAAGGGATTGCATTTATGATCAATATCCG AACGAACATGATAAGATTCGGGAACTATCCCAGCAGCTGGCTATAGAGAAAAAGCGAGCTGCAACCTATAAAAGGCATCTAGAAATGATATTTGAGCACATTGACGAGCACAATGAGAGCCTATCAAAGAAGATCCAATACATAGTAGACAATGTCAAGGAGATGGAAACCAAAGAACAGCAAAACCAAAGATAG
- the LOC126701580 gene encoding uncharacterized CRM domain-containing protein At3g25440, chloroplastic has translation MAKVLFRNLRRASSLLRFSLPLRSNFKAQESIFTITKHFLPLNQTSPSWAFRNLSHGSVNLVISQGKPKFETHEVDPPKKHKWQTKKRLKMQRKKEKQKRKSANKRDPRYLGVKGKKKQKFANAEERIKYKLEKAKIKEAMLIERLKRYEVPQAQGPVVKPHELTGEERFYLKKMAQKRSNYAPIGRRGIFGGVILNMHMHWKKHETVKVICNSCKPGQAQEYAQEIARLSGGIPIQIIGDDVIIFYRGKDYVQPEVMSPIDTLSKKRALEKSKYEQSLESVRRFIAIADKELELYYRHIALYGDPNDRNPISILDEPRKDYKKSGKYEKKSLDSTSDCFHTALSDTEADSTEVSESEDEDLSTSESYSNNDSIFYSNDEEKEPSSSMLEESSNTILGLPPMFENKYDSDNQNFLREHIIDMKN, from the exons ATGGCAAAGGTTTTGTTTCGTAATCTTCGTAGAGCTTCTTCACTTCTCAGATTCTCACTTCCTCTCAG GTCAAATTTCAAAGCCCAGGAATCGATTTTCACAATAACCAAGCACTTTCTACCACTCAACCAAACAAGCCCTTCGTGGGCTTTCAGAAACTTGAGCCATGGTTCGGTGAATCTTGTGATATCACAAGGAAAGCCTAAGTTTGAAACACATGAGGTGGATCCTCCCAAGAAGCACAAATGGCAGACCAAGAAGAGGCTGAAGATGCAGAGGAAGAAGGAGAAGCAGAAGAGAAAATCAGCCAATAAGAGGGACCCACGTTATCTTGGTGTCAAGgggaagaagaagcagaagttTGCAAATGCCGAGGAGAGAATTAAGTACAAGCTTGAAAAG GCCAAAATTAAGGAAGCTATGCTGATTGAAAGACTGAAGCGTTATGAAGTTCCCCAAGCTCAGGGTCCAGTGGTAAAGCCCCATGAGCTGACTGGGGAGGAGCggttttatttgaaaaaaatggcCCAAAAGAGGTCTAATTATGCGCCAATCGGTAGAAGAGGAATATTTGGAGGTGTTATTCTTAATATGCATATGCATTGGAAGAAACATGAAACTGTTAAGGTCATTTGCAATTCTTGTAAACCTGGGCAAGCGCAGGAGTATGCACAAGAAATTGCTAGATTGAGCGGTGGGATCCCTATTCAGATTATTGGAGATGACGTCATAATATTTTATCGAGGAAAAGACTATGTCCAGCCAGAAGTTATGTCGCCTATAGATACATTATCCAAGAAAAGG GCACTTGAAAAATCCAAGTATGAGCAATCACTTGAATCCGTGCGGCGCTTCATTGCTATTGCTGACAAGGAATTAGAGCTCTACTACAGGCACATTGCACTTTATGGTGACCCAAATGATAGGAATCCCATTTCCATCTTGGACGAGCCAAGAAAAGACTATAAGAAATCAGggaaatatgaaaagaaaagccTTGATTCAACTAGTGATTGCTTTCACACAGCCCTTTCAGATACAGAAGCAGATTCCACAGAGGTATCAGAAAGTGAAGATGAGGATTTATCTACAAGTGAATCATATTCTAATAATGACAGCATATTTTATTCtaatgatgaagaaaaagaaccaAGCTCTTCTATGTTGGAAGAGAGCTCCAATACAATATTAGGTTTGCCACCAATGTTTGAGAATAAATATGATTCTGATAATCAAAATTTCCTAAGAGAACACATTATAgacatgaaaaattaa
- the LOC126701581 gene encoding protein FAR1-RELATED SEQUENCE 5 isoform X2, translated as MEFSVDGNLNGEVDGNSAEVEDHRVNDENETGGSSVEGAFQQDQDDKMNQDFSGMDIVPNAIPSVSMIPSDEPYVGQEFESEASAHAFYNAYATRVGFIIRVSKLSRSRRDGSAIGRALVCNKEGYRMPDKREKIVRQRAETRVGCRAMILVRKVNSGKWVVTKFVKEHTHPLTPGKGRRDCIYDQYPVCRLCENSWLMMILASKINSPAGAS; from the exons a TGGAGTTTAGTGTTGATGGCAATCTTAATGGCGAGGTGGATGGAAATTCTGCTGAGGTGGAGGATCATAGGGTCAATGATGAAAATGAAACTGGTGGAAGTTCTGTTGAAGGGGCATTTCAACAGGATCAGGATGATAAAATGAATCAAGATTTTTCTGGAATGGATATAGTTCCTAATGCAATTCCTTCAGTATCAATGATTCCATCAGATGAGCCCTATGTGGGTCAGGAGTTCGAATCTGAAGCATCTGCACATGCATTTTATAATGCATATGCCACGCGTGTGGGTTTCATCATCCGTGTAAGCAAACTTTCACGATCAAGGCGTGATGGATCTGCTATTGGCCGGGCACTAGTTTGTAACAAGGAGGGCTATAGAATGCCTGATAAGCGTGAAAAAATTGTGAGGCAAAGGGCGGAGACAAGAGTTGGTTGTAGGGCAATGATTTTGGTGAGGAAAGTAAATTCTGGTAAATGGGTTGTTACAAAATTTGTAAAGGAGCATACTCATCCATTGACACCTGGAAAAGGTCGAAGGGATTGCATTTATGATCAATATCCG GTATGCAGGCTATGCGAAAACAGCTGGTTAATGATGATTCTCGCTTCCAAGATAAATTCTCCTGCGGGTGCCTCATAA